From a single Thioalbus denitrificans genomic region:
- a CDS encoding UDP-N-acetylmuramoyl-L-alanyl-D-glutamate--2,6-diaminopimelate ligase, with the protein MAAERIPAGVPLGRLLEGMALLLPGQDREVTGLALDSRAVMPGDLFLAVAGETRHGGEYAAQAVRAGAVAVVWEQGEGLPAVPTALSVAGHPDVPVIGVDRLALRAGVIADRFYGAPSAAVTVVGITGTNGKTSCSHFLAQALEGAGRPCGIMGTVGYGRPGQLEAASHTTPDALAVQRWLARFRDSGTETAVMEVSSHGLHQGRVAGVRFHAALFTNLSRDHLDYHGDMASYGEIKRRLFHWPGLECAVVNADDAFGREILATLPADLEVIAYSLEEERQLPEYPEGLAWVRGHDLRLDPAGVELRVETPWGDGLLRSPVLGRYNAANLLGVLGVLGALGVPLGTALEQLGRVRTPPGRMERFGGNGRPLVVVDYAHTPDALEQTLGALREHCRGRLWCVFGAGGDRDRGKRPEMGEVAERLADRLVVTDDNPRGESPAAIVAEIMAGLGAPGQAQVEHDRARAIALAVSGARAGDVVLVAGKGHEDYQQVGDIRHPFSDRDEVLRLLQPGGPA; encoded by the coding sequence ATGGCGGCCGAACGGATTCCCGCGGGTGTACCCCTCGGCCGGCTCCTGGAGGGCATGGCGCTGCTGCTCCCGGGCCAGGACCGCGAGGTGACGGGGCTGGCGCTGGACAGCCGTGCAGTGATGCCGGGGGACCTGTTCCTCGCCGTCGCGGGGGAGACCCGGCACGGTGGCGAATACGCGGCCCAGGCGGTGAGAGCCGGTGCCGTCGCGGTGGTCTGGGAGCAGGGCGAGGGACTGCCCGCGGTCCCCACTGCGCTGAGCGTTGCCGGTCATCCGGATGTGCCCGTAATCGGCGTGGATCGTCTCGCCCTGCGGGCCGGGGTGATCGCCGACCGGTTCTACGGCGCACCATCCGCGGCGGTGACGGTGGTGGGCATCACCGGCACCAACGGGAAGACCTCCTGCAGCCATTTCCTGGCCCAGGCCCTGGAGGGTGCCGGGCGCCCCTGCGGGATCATGGGTACGGTGGGCTATGGGCGTCCGGGGCAGCTGGAAGCCGCCAGCCACACCACTCCGGACGCGCTGGCCGTACAGCGCTGGCTGGCGCGGTTCCGGGACAGCGGGACGGAAACCGCGGTGATGGAAGTCTCCTCCCACGGCCTGCACCAGGGTCGCGTTGCGGGCGTACGCTTCCACGCCGCGCTGTTCACCAACCTGAGCCGCGATCATCTCGACTACCACGGCGACATGGCGAGCTACGGCGAGATCAAGCGCCGGCTGTTCCACTGGCCCGGGCTGGAGTGCGCGGTGGTGAATGCCGACGACGCCTTCGGGCGCGAGATCCTGGCCACCCTGCCGGCGGACCTGGAGGTGATCGCCTACAGCCTGGAAGAGGAGCGGCAGCTGCCCGAGTATCCCGAGGGCCTGGCCTGGGTGCGGGGCCACGATCTGCGCCTGGATCCGGCCGGGGTCGAGCTCCGGGTGGAGACGCCATGGGGTGACGGGTTGCTGCGCAGCCCGGTGCTGGGCCGCTACAACGCGGCCAACCTTCTCGGCGTGCTCGGTGTGCTCGGCGCCCTGGGCGTACCCCTCGGGACCGCGCTCGAACAGCTGGGCCGGGTGCGGACGCCGCCCGGCCGGATGGAACGCTTCGGCGGCAACGGCCGGCCGCTGGTGGTGGTGGACTACGCCCACACCCCGGATGCCCTGGAGCAGACCCTCGGGGCGCTGCGCGAGCACTGCCGCGGCCGGTTGTGGTGCGTGTTCGGCGCCGGCGGGGATCGCGACCGCGGCAAGCGGCCGGAGATGGGCGAGGTGGCCGAGCGGCTCGCCGACCGGCTGGTGGTGACCGACGACAACCCCCGCGGCGAATCACCGGCGGCCATCGTCGCGGAGATCATGGCGGGCCTGGGTGCGCCGGGGCAGGCGCAGGTGGAGCATGACCGGGCCCGTGCCATCGCCCTGGCGGTGTCCGGCGCCCGGGCCGGGGACGTGGTGCTGGTGGCCGGCAAGGGGCACGAGGACTACCAGCAGGTGGGCGATATCCGCCACCCCTTCAGCGACCGCGACGAGGTGCTGCGCCTGCTGCAGCCGGGAGGCCCGGCATGA
- the mraY gene encoding phospho-N-acetylmuramoyl-pentapeptide-transferase, with protein sequence MLLWLTEWLAQVHTGFNVFQYLTLRAILGVLTALVISLVVGPRMIQRLTLHQVGQVVRNDGPQSHLSKAGTPTMGGALILVAIGVATLLWSDLSNRFVWVVLLVTLLFGVIGWVDDYRKLARKDSRGLPARWKYLWQSVFALGVAVFLYSTAQQPVETQLIVPFFKTVALNLGWLYIPLVYFVVVGSSNAVNLTDGLDGLAILPAVMVGGALGVFAYATGHVNFSQYLSIPYIPGVGEVVVFCGALVGAGLGFLWFNTYPAQVFMGDVGALALGAALGILAVLVRQELVLLVMGGVFVMETVSVILQVASFKLTGRRIFRMAPLHHHFELKGWPEPRVIVRFWIITVILVLVGLATLKIR encoded by the coding sequence ATGCTGCTCTGGCTCACCGAATGGCTGGCCCAGGTGCACACGGGATTCAACGTGTTCCAGTACCTGACGCTGCGGGCGATCCTGGGGGTGCTGACGGCACTGGTGATCTCCCTGGTGGTGGGGCCGCGGATGATCCAGCGCCTGACCCTGCACCAGGTGGGCCAGGTGGTGCGCAACGACGGACCGCAGAGCCACCTGAGCAAGGCGGGTACGCCCACCATGGGCGGGGCGCTGATCCTGGTGGCCATCGGGGTGGCGACCCTGCTGTGGTCGGATCTCTCCAACCGCTTCGTCTGGGTGGTGCTGCTGGTGACCCTGCTGTTCGGCGTCATCGGCTGGGTGGATGACTATCGCAAGTTGGCCAGGAAGGATTCGCGCGGCCTCCCGGCGCGCTGGAAGTACCTGTGGCAGTCGGTGTTCGCCCTGGGGGTGGCGGTGTTCCTCTACAGCACCGCCCAGCAGCCCGTGGAGACCCAGCTCATCGTGCCCTTCTTCAAGACCGTGGCGCTGAACCTGGGCTGGCTCTACATCCCGCTGGTCTACTTCGTGGTGGTGGGCTCCAGCAACGCGGTGAACCTGACCGACGGCCTCGACGGCCTGGCCATCCTGCCGGCGGTGATGGTGGGCGGGGCGCTGGGCGTGTTCGCCTACGCCACCGGTCATGTCAACTTCTCCCAGTACCTGTCCATCCCCTACATCCCGGGCGTGGGCGAGGTGGTGGTGTTCTGCGGCGCCCTGGTGGGAGCCGGCCTCGGTTTCCTCTGGTTCAACACCTATCCCGCCCAGGTGTTCATGGGCGACGTCGGCGCGCTCGCCCTGGGGGCGGCGCTGGGGATCCTGGCGGTGCTGGTGCGCCAGGAGCTGGTGCTGCTGGTGATGGGCGGGGTGTTCGTGATGGAGACGGTGTCGGTGATCCTGCAGGTGGCCTCCTTCAAGCTCACCGGGCGGCGCATCTTCCGCATGGCGCCCCTGCATCACCACTTCGAGCTGAAGGGGTGGCCGGAGCCGCGGGTGATCGTGCGCTTCTGGATCATCACCGTGATCCTGGTGCTGGTGGGTCTGGCGACCCTGAAGATTCGCTAA
- a CDS encoding UDP-N-acetylmuramoyl-tripeptide--D-alanyl-D-alanine ligase, producing the protein MNASAGNVSMGYSLHFSEAAALLAGTHHGGDGLFGAVSTDTRTLAPGDLFVALTGPNFDGHDYVATARERGACAALVSRPVDDPLPQIRVADTRLALGELAAWWRTRADLPVVAVTGSSGKTTVKEMIAAILARRGPVLATRGNLNNDIGVPLTLLRLRPEHRYAVVELGANHPGEISYTTAIARPDVALVTNAGPAHLEGFGSLEGVARAKGEIYAGLAENGIGVVNAEDPFAAYWTGLLAGRRCLTFGLGDRAEVRALPLAEDADGQRFRLESPWGAAEGRLPLPGRHNLLNAAAAAAAALAVDALPGEVVAGLAGLGIIRGRLQVQAGRGGCRLIDDSYNANPGSVRAAIDVLAGCGGERVLVLGDMAELGPEAPALHAGIGRAARAAGLERLYALGPLCREAAAAFGPGAQQFDSHAALAAALEQVVHPEMTVLVKGSRSMRMERVVDALRAPAED; encoded by the coding sequence ATGAATGCTTCCGCCGGCAACGTTTCCATGGGCTACAGCCTGCACTTCAGCGAGGCCGCGGCGCTGCTCGCCGGTACGCACCACGGCGGCGATGGCCTGTTCGGAGCGGTCAGCACCGATACCCGGACCCTGGCGCCGGGGGACCTGTTCGTGGCCCTGACCGGCCCCAACTTCGATGGCCACGACTACGTGGCCACGGCCCGGGAGCGGGGCGCCTGCGCGGCACTGGTCTCCCGGCCGGTGGACGATCCCCTGCCCCAGATCCGGGTGGCGGACACCCGCCTGGCGCTGGGGGAGCTGGCGGCCTGGTGGCGCACCCGGGCCGATCTGCCGGTCGTGGCGGTGACCGGCAGCTCCGGCAAGACCACGGTCAAGGAGATGATCGCCGCGATTCTCGCCCGGCGCGGTCCGGTGCTGGCCACCCGGGGCAACCTCAACAACGATATCGGGGTGCCTCTGACCCTGCTCCGCCTGCGGCCGGAACACCGCTACGCGGTGGTGGAGCTGGGCGCCAACCACCCCGGCGAGATCAGCTACACGACCGCCATCGCCCGTCCCGACGTGGCGCTGGTCACCAACGCCGGTCCGGCCCACCTGGAGGGCTTCGGCTCCCTGGAGGGTGTGGCGCGGGCCAAGGGCGAAATCTATGCCGGCCTGGCCGAAAACGGCATCGGGGTGGTGAACGCCGAGGATCCCTTCGCCGCCTACTGGACCGGCCTGCTGGCCGGGAGACGCTGCCTCACCTTCGGGCTGGGCGACCGGGCCGAGGTGCGCGCGCTGCCGCTGGCCGAGGACGCCGATGGCCAGCGCTTCCGGCTCGAGAGCCCGTGGGGCGCGGCGGAGGGGCGGTTGCCGCTGCCCGGCCGTCACAACCTGCTCAACGCCGCCGCCGCGGCGGCCGCGGCGCTAGCCGTCGATGCCCTGCCCGGGGAAGTGGTGGCGGGGCTGGCGGGGCTGGGGATCATCCGCGGGCGGCTGCAGGTGCAGGCGGGTCGCGGCGGCTGCCGCCTCATCGATGACAGCTACAACGCCAATCCCGGCTCGGTGCGGGCGGCCATCGACGTGCTGGCCGGCTGCGGTGGCGAGCGGGTGCTGGTGCTCGGCGACATGGCCGAGCTGGGGCCCGAGGCCCCGGCGCTGCACGCCGGCATCGGGCGCGCGGCCCGCGCCGCCGGCCTGGAACGGCTCTACGCGCTGGGTCCCCTGTGCCGCGAGGCGGCGGCGGCCTTCGGGCCCGGCGCCCAGCAATTCGACTCCCATGCGGCGCTGGCGGCCGCGCTGGAACAGGTGGTGCATCCCGAGATGACGGTGCTGGTGAAGGGCTCCCGCAGCATGCGCATGGAGCGGGTGGTGGACGCGCTGCGCGCGCCGGCGGAGGACTGA